CGGCGTGAGAGGCTTTGAGTTCGTCCAGATTTTCAAACACGGTCTTGACCATGTCGTAGACGACTTCTTCGGACACGGATTCACTGGAGATGACGGTGGCGGTCACGGCGTAAGTCTCGACGCCTTTGTCCACGCCTTTGTAGGTGCCGGCCGGAATCGTGGTCATGATGTAGTAGGGGTGCTTGGCCACGAAGTCTTTGATGCCGTCGGAGTTGATGGGGACGATGTCGAGGTCGACGGATTGGGCCGGTTCTTCGACAGCGGCGCTGGGGTTGCCGACGGTGAAGAAGAAGGCATCGACCTTCTGGTCGACCAGGGCGCGGGAGGCTTCAGCCTGCTGCAGGGCCTCGGCGCTGAAATCCTTGTTGAAGTCGAGTCCGTAGATGCGCAGGACGTCCTCGGCATTGCCGCGCTGGCCGGAGCCGGGGTTGCCGATGTTGATGCGCTTGCCCTTCATGTCCATGACGGTCTTGATGCCGGCGTCCTTGCGGGTGACCAGCAGAACGGTCTCGGGGTGCATGCTGAAGACGCTGCGCAGACCGGCGATGGGCTTTCCTTCCCAGTCGGCGGCGCCGTTGAAGCCCTGCCAGTTGCGGTCGGACTGGGCCACGGCGAAGTCGAACGCGCCGCGGTCAATGGCGTTGATGTTGAATACGGAGCCGCCAGTGGGCCGGCCGATGTAATTGTACTTGTCGGTCGTATGCTTGTTCATCATGTTGCTGAGCTGCAGCGCGACCTGGTAGTAGACGCCGGTGATCGATGCTCCGCCGAACAGGATGTCCTGCTTGGCCATCGCCTGGGGAGCGGACACCGCCATGCCGAGAACGACAACAAGGCCGGCCAGCCATTTTCTTCCAACCATACGCACACCTCCATCAATGAGTTGTTGTGACATGAAAAAATCCACTACATTATCGATCTTCTATGCTGAAGATCGTTCGGTCTGTCAAATTGTCCCGTGGCCGAAAAATCAGCCGCTTTGCGCGTGATTCCAGATCGCTGTGATGGTTGCGGCGGTGAGCGCCGCCCGGGAGGTAAGGGAGTTTTTGAGAATAAACTCCAGATCGCTGTGGTCCAGGTCTCCCACCGGACCCAGTCCGTCCAGAACAGGCACGCCCAGGCCGGCGATGAAGTTGGCGTCGGACACGCCGGAGCGCAGTTCGTCGGGCAGTTCGTAGCCGAGGATGCGCGCCTGCTCGCGGGCGATGGCCCAGAGCCGCCGGTTCCCTTCGGATTGGGGCATGGCCGGTCGTCCGGATTGCACTGTCAGGGTGGTTGATGTCCCGGCGATGCTTTCGTGCTCGGCAATCCGGGCCAGGCTTTGCTCAAGCCGCTGCTGGCCGTCCGGGGTCAGGAAACGGGCATCGAGGGTCGCCGTGGCCAGTTCGGGCACGGTGTTCGGGCCGATGCCCCCCGTGATTTGCCCGACATTGAGCGTGATCTCCCGGCCGTCGTTCAAGCCTTCCAGGGCGATGATCTTGTGCGCCAGCTCCAGGATGGCGCTGGCCTTGGCCCCGCCTTTGGCCGCATGTCCAGCCCGGCCGCGCACGGTCAGGTGCATGCCGAGCCGCCCTTTGCGGCCGGTGACCACGTCGTTGTTTGCACCGCCGCCCTCGAAAACCAGGGCGGCCAGGGCTCCCTTCGCCTGTTCTTCGATCCAGGGCCGGGAAGCGGGCGAGCCGATCTCCTCGTCGGAATTGCACAGCACGGTGACGGGAATGTTCTCCAGCAGGCCCAGATGGGCCAGGGCCTTCAAGGCGTAGATCGCGACCACGAGGCCGCCTTTCATGTCATAGACTCCCGGACCATGGCAACGCTCGTCGTTTTCCCGGAACGCGGTGAAATCCGTGTCGGCGGGAAAGACCGTGTCCATGTGGCCGACCAGCACGATGCCCTTCTCTCCCCTGGCGGCCGGGCTCGTCATGACCTGGACCATGTTTCCGTGCTCCGCGAAGGGCAGGATGCGCACCTCGGGCAGGATGCCGCCAAGAACTTCGGCCACGTCCACGGCCATGCGGTCGAGGCCTGGCTTGTTGCGGCTCCCGCTCTGGATTTCCACCAGCCGTCGCAAGAGATCCAAGGCCTCCCTGCGACGGGGTTCAAGATAGGACAGGATCACGTCGTGCATGGCCGGGATCATTTTTCGTACTTGGCGAAGCCGAAGTCCTGCCGGGCGTATTCTTGCGGCTCGGGATCGGGATAGGTGACCTGCTCGCCGCTCCAGGGCTTTTGCATCTTCACGTGGCCCTGGCAGTGTTCGAGCACATTGGTGCGGTGCAAGGGGATCTTGCCGCCGGCCGTGGCGATGTAGCGCGGGATGGCGTCGCCGGAGATGTTGCCGTACATGCTCTCCACAATGCTCTGGCCCACGGCCACGGGCACGCGCAGATGCTTGAACTGCGGGTTGCGGTAGCTGCAGTTGAAGACATAGTAGGGCCTCACGTAGGCTTCCTGGATGGTCTCGCACAGCTTCCACATTTTCACGCTTGAGTCGTTGATTCCTTTCAAAAGCACGGCCTGGTTCATGACCGCGGCCACGCGTTTGGAGATGGCCTGGAAAGCGGCCTTGGACACGGGGGTGATCTCTTGGGCGGTGTTGATCTGGGTGACCACGCGCAGGGGCTTTTTGTCGTTGCTGGCTTCCAGGATGTCCAGGAGTTCGTTGTCGATGCGCTGCGGCGTGGTCACGGGGATGCGCGTGCCGAGCCGCTTCATGCGCACGTGTTCGATGGCGTCAAGCTGCCCCAGCAGCCATTCGAGCATGGAGTTGGGCAGGACCAGGCTGTCGCCGCCGGTGACCAGCACGTCGCGGATTTCGGGGTTGGCGCGGATGTAGTCCAGGGCCTCGCCGTAGGCGTCCTTGCCGTAGAGGCGGTCCTTGGCGCCGATGTGGGCGATGCGCAGGCAGTGGGTGCAGTACATGGCGCACATGTTGGTGGCCTTGATGGTCACCACGCGCGGGTAAAACTGGTCGATGAGCCGGGCCGGGGAATGGTCTGCGGCCACGGGCGGGATCTCGACTCCGGCGTTGTCGACCATCTCGCCGGTGGGCACGGATTGGAGCAGGACGGGGTCGTTGATCTGCCCCGGCAGGATCAGGCTCGCGTAGTAGGGGGTGAGGCGCATGCGGTAGGTCTTGGTGACCCGCAGCACATCCTCTATGGCCTTGGCGGGCAGATCGATGACCTTGGACAGGGTCGCGACGTCCTCGATGGCGTGGCGCAACTGGCCGGAGTAGGAGTTCCAGTCGTCATCGCTCATGCTTAGCACGTTTTTGATGCGTTTTTGGTTTTCGAGCATCCGGTCCCAGACTTCGATGCCGCTGGGGGCCTCCTTGGGATGGCGGTCCAGGTATTCGCGGACCCTGCTCTGGGCCGCGTCGACGATGGGCAGAGCCCTGCCCACGCGTCCGCCCACGGTGACGCGGTGCTCGTCTATCCCTTCGTGTTTTACAGCCAGGGCTGTAAGGGCGTCTCGCGTTATGCCCAGCTGCTCCGGAGTAAATCCTTGGTCGTTATGGAATTTTTCCAGCGCAGAGAAAAGAGCAACGATGGGCGCGGTCAGCTTTTCGGCTTCGGCATGTCTGAAGAGCTCGGCAATGGCTTTTCGCTCTGCATCCGATGGCGCGCCGTCTTTTTTCGCGGTGAACAATTTTTCAAAGAGATCTGTTGTAAATGCGTCCAAGGCATTGATGTTCATTTCTATTCATCCTCTTCAGATTCTTGAGTTTGTGAGTGTTTGCGGATGGAGTCGTTCAGCTGCTCGATGCCCAGGCGTATGTCGTCTTCGAGCATGCAGCGGTCACGGGCCACGGCCACGACCCTGCCCAGAAAGGTGCCGGGCATGACGGCCTGTTTGCCGCCTACGTGTTCGACCACGATCACCCCGTGTTCCTGGCCGTTGCAGACGACCTGGCGGAAGAGGGTCCGCTCGTCTTCGTCCACGGGGACGATGTGGTCGGTCTCGGCTTCATGTTCGAGCTTGAAGTTGTAGGTCCTCCAGCAGATCCCGTTCAGGGCCTCTTTCATTTCCATCATGTTGTCCGGAAAACGGTCGAACATCACGGCGTGGTATTCCAGCTCAAGCAGGCCTGGGGTTTCCGGCGGTAGGGCGTTCTCAAGCGTGCAGCACATCTCCATGGTCGTGCCTTGCTTGCGGGCGTTGACCTCCACGAAAAAAATCCGCCCCTCGGCATCGACGATGTAGTCGCAGCCGAAGATGCCGCGATAGCCGCTGCGGCCCATGACCTGCCCGATCCTGCGCGTGATCTCGCGCAGCTCCTGTTGAATGGCGTAGGGCTGCTCGGACGGGAATGTGGATCCGCGAAACTTGTTGCCGTCGTATATTTCCTGGTCGGCGGTGGCCGCGATGAACACATCCTGGGCGTTGGCCACGATCCCTAGAACCGTGGGGTCGGCCACATGCGGGATGTAGCGGCTGATGAAGAACTTGCCCCGCAGATGCGCGGTCTTGGTCTCGATCTCTTCCTGCGAATGGGCAATAAAGCTGTTCACCCCGGCCGCGGAATAGGGCTGGCTGACAAACATGCCGTCCGTCCATTCGTCCCAGAGTTCCCGGGTTATGCTCAGCATGTCCTGCGCGTCCTGACTGACGCGGTAGTTGATGACCGGCGCGACGTCTTTCAAGCGCTGCAGCTGGTAGAGCTTGTTGTTCCAGATATTGGCGATGTGTCCGCTGGGCCCCAGCACGCGTACGCCGGGGATGAGCGCCAGGGTCAGTTCCGGTACGGATTCGAAGACATGGATGAAGACGTGCCCCTGCTTGTCCAGGAGTTGGCGGATGAGTTCATTGACCGTGTCCGATGCGGAGACCAGGGACGCAAAGGTTCGCGGTGGGATGCGGAAGCTGATTTTGCGGCCTTTTTCCCGGAAAAGCTCCCGGGCCATGGGGTTTATGACCATGGTGTTTTTGTGCGGATAGGATTCGAGCACATCCGGCAGGATGGAAATGAAATCAAAAGGCCGGCCGTGAATCTTGGAGAGTGTTTCCTTGAAGAATTGATTCAGGCAATCCGTCTTTATTTCTCCGATATACAGGAAGTAAAACGTGTCCGGGTCAAGTTTGAGGTCTGAAAAAAGAATATCTTCGTCTTCGAGCATAACCACGCCTCCAGGCAACAGAATTCGGGCCCGGCAACGCCATTGTCGCGGGCATTTGTCTTGCTGGCCCTATCGATTGATTCCGCAAACTGCAAATTTTTGCTTGGACCGGCTCATTGCCGTGTCCGGACTTTGGCTCGCAGCCCCGGATTTTCGCGCGCACAGCCACCGGACTGATGTTGCGGCGATTGCCGGGCTTCTTGCGCCGCTCAGTCCTGCTTGATGCGCAGGGTCATCGTGGCGGGCTTGCCGTCGGTGATGCGGTAGACAAACTTGAGCGTGTCGATGGCCGTGGACATCCCCGGAATATTGACGAGCCCCGAGGATTCTCCGGATTTGAGCTGTACGGGGTGGCGCAAGGGGATGGGGTCGCCCTTCACCGGGATGAGGGTCAGGCTTTCAAAGGTGACTGTCGCGCCGTCGATCTTGAAACGCAGGTTGTCGATTTTGCCGAGCTTTTCACCCACCGGCAGAGTCGCGGAAGTGTCCGAGGCGGAAAGCTGGACGGGCTCAAGGGTGGTCCACGGTCCGGCCACGGCCGCAGCAGCCGGCAGAATGCCCAGCACAAGAGTGCACAAAAGGATCAAGCTTTTCATAAGAATCTCCAGAACGTCTGTTTCAGTGGGTACGTACGCCGTGCATGGGCCGGGATCAAGGGGCGGGTTTGTTTTGGCGGAGGCCCGTCCCTGATGCCGGGCTGCGCGGGGCCGCAAAAAGAAGTATTCCCATAACTGAAATGAGCCTTTATCTGTTTTTCATGTCACCTGATCCAGAAAAACGCCTGCGCGATCTTGAAGCTGAACTGGCGGTCTTGCAGGCCCGTTTGCGGGTTCTGGTCGACGGCTCGCCTCTTGGTATTTTTTTTGACGACGCCGGCGACAAATGTGTTTTCGTGAATACGACCTTTTGCGAGATGATGGGGCTGTCCGAGGCCCAGGCTCTGGGCGACGGTTGGGCCAGGACCGTCCATCCGCAAGACCTGCCGAGATTGCTGGGCGAGCGGGCTCGCTCCGTGGCCGGGGGAGCGCCTCTTTTTCGCGCCGAGTATCGCTACATTTGCCCGGATGGTCGGGTAGGCTGGGTGGAGGAGCAGACCCGGCCGGTTCACGGTCCGGACGGGACGCTGCTGGGGTACGTGGGTACGCTGGCCGAGATCAGCAGACGTAAGGAAGAGGAGGCGGCGTTGGCGCGGCACAGCGAGGTGCTGGAGGAACGTGTCCGGGAACGCACCGCCGAGCTTCTGGCCCAGGCCGAGCGCTTGGCCGAGATGAACGCGGCCCTGAAAGTTCTCCTACGGCAGCGCGAGGAAGACCGCGAGGAACTGGAACAGGCCGTGCTGGCCAATGTCCGTCGTCGCATCGCTCCGACCCTGGATCGCCTGGAAGGGCTCTGCGCCGGAGAGGAGGTCCGCGTGCTGGCCGATCAGCTCCGGCAGGGCCTCAAGGAACTGACCGAGTCCTTTTGCCATCGGCTGTCCACGGTCTGCCAGGGCCTCACTCCGGCCGAGATTCAGGTCGCGGAGCTGATCCGCGAAGGGCTCGGCACCAAGGAGATCGCCGTCCGCCTCGGGGTCGGCTCCTCCACCATCGACACCCACCGCCATCATCTCCGCCGCAAGCTTGGGCTTAACTGTCGCCAGGACAGTTTACGCTCCTATCTGCTTTCTCTTGAATCCGCCTGATATGGAGAAATCCTCCATATTTCCTCCGCAATAAACTGCTATTGTCATTTTGCGTCCTGCCTGTTCCAACGATTGTCCAATCTTAAATGGAGGACAGCATGAAACCAAACGACGGAAATGACGATAAGACTATGCTCAATACGGGCCTAGCCCGGATGTTCAAGGGCGGGGTGATCATGGACGTGGTCAACGCGGACCAGGCCCGCATCGCCGAAGAGGCCGGGGCCTGCGCGGTCATGGCCCTGGAGCGGGTTCCCGCCGATATCCGGGCCTGCGGCGGCGTGGCCCGCATGTCCGATCCGTCCATGATTCGCGAGATCATGGCGGCGGTTTCCATTCCAGTCATGGCCAAATGCCGCATCGGCCACTTCATGGAGGCCCGCATTCTTGAAGCCGTGGGCGTGGACTACATAGACGAGAGCGAGGTTCTGACCCCTGCGGATGAGGAATTTCATATCGACAAGAACGCATTCAAGGTGCCGTTTGTCTGCGGCTGCCGCAATCTGGGCGAGGCCCTGCGCCGCATTGCCGAGGGTGCGGCCATGATCCGCACCAAGGGCGAGGCGGGCACAGGTGATGTGGTCGAGGCCGTGCGCCATGCCCGGGCCGTGCAAAGCCAGGTCAGGCTCGTGCGCAGCATGCCTTCCGAAGAGCTGGTCACCTTTGCCAAGGAGATCGGCGCGCCCGTGGAGCTGCTGCGTCAGGTGCGCGAGCTCGGGCGATTGCCCGTGGTCAACTTCGCGGCCGGCGGGGTGGCTACGCCGGCCGACGCCGCCCTCATGATGCAGCTCGGCATGGACGGGGTTTTCGTGGGATCGGGGATTTTCAAGAGCGGCGATCCGGCCAGGAGAGCGCGGGCCATCGTGCAGGCCGTGACCCACTTCGACGATCCGTCCATTATGGCCCAGGTCAGCGAAAATCTGGGCGAGGCCATGTCCGGCATCGCGGTTCGTTCTCTGGCTGCCGCGGAGCAGTTCGCAGGCCGGGGCTGGTGATGCGCATCGGCATTCTGGCTCTGCAGGGCGCTTTTGCCGAACATGCCGAAATGCTCGGGTCACTTGGGGTGCGGGCCGGACTGGTCCGCACTTCCGCGCAGCTGGAGGGCCTGGACGGGCTTATCCTGCCCGGCGGCGAGAGCACCAGCATGCGGCGTTTGGCAGGACAATTCGGGCTTGACGCCGCCTTGCGAGATTTCGGGGCGACCCGGCCGGTCTGGGGTGTCTGCGCGGGACTCATTCTTGTGGCGGCCAGAGTGGAAGGCGAAGAGCCCTTGCTGGGGCTGATGGACATGGGTGTTGCGCGCAATGCCTACGGACGCCAGCAGGAGAGTTTTGTATCCGGCCTGTCTTTTGCGGATCTCCCGGATTCCCGGCCCTACCCGGGCGTGTTCATTCGCGCTCCGCGCGTGCTTGAAACGGGCCCTGGCGTCACGGTCCTGGCCCGCCAGGGAGAGACTCCGGTGGCTTTGCGTCAGGGGCATCTCATGGCCACGGCCTTTCATCCGGAATTGACCGCAGACGGGCGCGTGCATGGCTATTTTCTTGAATTGTGCGCAGATCGGGCAAAGAGAGGCGCGGCCGGATGAGAGCAGCGCAGCGGTGCGTAAAGGCCGGACCGGGCCGACCTTTACAGTGAACCGCCGGTCTTTAAGATCCGCTGAACATGGCTCGCGGGTCAAAGCCCATGATGAAGGCTCCCCAATGCTTGCCGTCGACAAAGATGGGCATGGACAGGTCGTTTAATATTTCGCCGGTGTCGCGCATGTAGGTTTGCAGCAGGAGCGGGTCGGTGTGCGAGCATCTGCGCTGTTCGGTGCGGTTGTTTTGGTAGATGCGCTGATGCCTGCTGTAGAGCAGGTCCTTGGCCGGGTCGCCGGTCATGGGCTTGGACACGGCCCCGTGATGGATGGGCAGGTAGCCTTTGCGGTCGATGGCAAGGCAATAGATGGTCCCGGGGATTCTTTTCTGCGCTTCGTCGACGACGCTTTGCATTTCCTTGACAAAGGCATCGCTGAAGGCTGTGACGTACTTCTGCGGTGATGTGTTCGGAACTGCTTTGTATTGCGTGTCGAACACGTTGATTCCCCGATCCTTCATGCCTTGGATCCGGGCCTGATAATCGTCGCGGATATCTTTGGCCGTATCGATGACCGTGTCGAATTTTCCTTCCCCGGTCTTGAACCGTGCCACCAGTTCGAGCATCTGCTCGGTGACGGAGTTCAAAGCGTCCACCGAGGTGGCCGAAGAGTTCATGTCTCCGGCGATTTCCTGACTGAGCGCGTTGATGTTGTTGACCTTCTCGGTGACGTCGTTGTTGTTGGTCGATAATTCTTCGATGGCGGCCGCGATTTTGATCAGCTGGTCGTTGGCTGTTTCAAAGTCTTCGATCATGCGTTCGAAATTGACCGTGGCTGCGGTCACGACCTGGTCCGTGTCCTTGGCATAATCCAGGATCTGTGCAGTCTCGGTCTGGGTGCGTTCGACGATCTTGACCATCGCGCCGATATTGTTGGATATTTCTTCCGTGGCAGGTTTGATCCTGCGCGAGAGTTCGCGCACTTCTTCGGCCACCACGGCAAAACCCTTGCCGTGTTCGCCGGCCCGGGCCGCCTCGATGGTGGCGTTCAGGGACAGAAGATTGGTCTGTTCGGAGATGCCGTTGATGATGGTCACGATGCTCAGGATGTTGGCGGAGCTCGCGCCCAGATCGTCCACAGTGTTGCGGAAGGATTCGACGATGGTGTTGATTTTGTGGATCTTGTCCGTGACGTCCTGGAGTTCGGTATGCGACCGGTGGGCGGTGTTCAGGTTGCTGGTGGTTTTTTCGGCCACGTACTGGGTGTTCTGGGCGATTTCGGAGATGGCCGCGTTGGCCTCGTTGCTGGCCACGGCCACTTCCTCGGCGATGGAGCCCTGGGCTGCGGTCTTGTTCCTGGTGTCGAACACGGACTTGGCCATACGCGTGCTGTCGAGGGCGATGTCGATGCCCATCTTGCGAATTCTTTCCACCAGTTCCCGCACGCTCGCCAAAAAGCCGTTGTAGCAGGCAGAGATGTGCTGCAAATCCGGGTTGTCCAGGTCTTCCATGGTGCAGGACAGGTCAGCCTCCTGGCCCTGGATGTTCTGGAACACGGCGTTTATGTCGGCGATGCCCCGCTGCGCCTCGCGGTGCAGAATCTTCAGCGCTGCGGCTCCGATGCCTGCGGTCACGAGCAGGATGATCCCTGCCACGCCCCATGTCAGCGGCGAGATGGCGGAGCTTGCTGTGAGGGCGATCCAGATCAGGCCTGCGGCATTGAGGGCCAGCAGGGTCAGGATTGTCGCTGTTATTTTGCCTCGCAGCGTGGAGAGCATGCCTGTTTTTTTCATTTGATACCTCGTGTACATGAATTGCGTGCGGGAGTGTATAACCGACCCCTTTGCAAAAGAGAAGGAGGCGCCAACCGGAAATGTTGAACCCCCCTGACCTGCGGCAGCGCTCAAAGCATCTCTATGGACAACGCCGGGGCGATGTCGTTATCAGATACCTCCAAACAACGGAGGTGGCCTCTTGAGTATCTTGATTAGGAAAGTGCGTCTGAATGGAGAGCTGGTCGACGTGCTCATCAAGGGCAATCGTTTCGATTCCATCGGAACGGACGTGGACTCGTCCGCCGACGTGGTGATCGACGGGTCGGGCAAGGCCATCCTGCCATCCTTCCACAACGCCCACACCCATGCGGCCATGACGCTGCTGCGCGGCTATGCCGACGATATGGATTTGCATACATGGCTGGCCGATCACATCTGGCCCTTCGAGGCCCGGCTGACGGAGGATGACATCTATTGGGGCGCGAAGCTCGCCTGCCTTGAGATGATCAAGTCCGGAACGACTTTTTTCGCCGATATGTACTGGCATTGGAAGGGCACGGCCCGGGCCGTGACGGACATGGGCATGCGTGCGGCGCTTTCTGCGGCATTTTTTGATTTCGACGATCCGGTCCGTGCCGAGACCATGAAGCGGCAGGTCATGGATCTGCACGCCGCCAGCGTCGCGTTTCCGGATCGGATTCAGTTCATTCTCGGGCCCCACGCTATTTACACCGTGTCTTCGGACTCCCTGCGCTGGCTGGGGGAGTACGCGAACCGGCACGGGCTTCTGGTGCATCTGCACCTTTCCGAGACGCAAAAAGAGGTTGAGGACTGCCTGGCCAAACATGGTAAAAGGCCCGTGGAATATCTGCACGAGCTGGGTCTTCTGGCTCCGAACCTGATTCTGGCGCATGCCGTGTGGATGACCGCGACGGAGATGGCGCTGCTGGCCCGGCACGGGGTGCAGGTTGTGCACTGCCCGGTCTCGAACATGAAGCTGAGTTCCGGGCAGTTCGACTACGCCGCCATGAAGGCTCATGGCGTGACCGTGGCCTTGGGTACGGACGGGTGTTCCTCGAACAACAATCTGGACATGATCGAGGAGATGAAGATCGCCTCCCTGCTGGCCAAGGTCACGTCCATGGATCCCACCGTCTTTCCGGCCCAGGAAGCTCTCGACGCGGCCACCGTGAACGGGGCGCGCATGTACGGCCTGGACGCGGGACGTATCGCGACTGGCAAGCTCGCGGACTGCATTCTGGTCGATCTGGAGCATGTGCGCATGGTCCCGAACCATCACCTCGTCTCTAATCTGGTCTACAGCGCGAACAGTTCGTGCGTGGACACGACCATCTGCGACGGCCGGGTACTCATGCTCGGTGGCAAGGTCGAAGGTGAGGAAGAGATCCTGGCCCAGGTCCGCGCGACGCTGGCCCGCCTGAATGCTCCGCGCGAGCCACAGGGGGACGCATGCTCCTGATCTATACCGGCAACGGCAAGGGCAAGACCTCGGCCTGCGTGGGCCAGGCCATCCGCGCCTTGGGGCAGGGGCTTGCCGTGGCCTTCGGGCAGTTCATGAAACGGGGCGATCAGGCTGGCGAACAGACCATGCTGGCCGAATTGCTCGGAGAGAATTTTCTGGCCTCGGGTGCGGGGTTTTACCGCGACAGCGATTTTGAAAAACATCGCGAGAAAGCCGCGCAGCTTTTGCGATGGGCCGAGGAACGTCTGGATCAGGGCGTGGACATGCTCATCCTGGACGAGACCCTCTACGCCCTGAATCATGGCCTGCTCCTGGAAGAGGAAGTGCGGGCGCTCATACAACGAAGTCGGGACCAGGGGTGTCACCTGGTCCTGTCCGGCCGCAACGTGCCGCTCTGGATGGTGGAGCTTGCCGACATCGTCTCCGATGTCACCGAGGTCAAGCACATCTACGCCCAGGGCGGCAAAGCCCGGCGCGGGATCGAGTTTTAGAGGGCCTTTTCCGGCGGTTATGCCGCTGGTCCCAGATTCT
This DNA window, taken from Desulfomicrobium sp. ZS1, encodes the following:
- a CDS encoding KamA family radical SAM protein, with product MNINALDAFTTDLFEKLFTAKKDGAPSDAERKAIAELFRHAEAEKLTAPIVALFSALEKFHNDQGFTPEQLGITRDALTALAVKHEGIDEHRVTVGGRVGRALPIVDAAQSRVREYLDRHPKEAPSGIEVWDRMLENQKRIKNVLSMSDDDWNSYSGQLRHAIEDVATLSKVIDLPAKAIEDVLRVTKTYRMRLTPYYASLILPGQINDPVLLQSVPTGEMVDNAGVEIPPVAADHSPARLIDQFYPRVVTIKATNMCAMYCTHCLRIAHIGAKDRLYGKDAYGEALDYIRANPEIRDVLVTGGDSLVLPNSMLEWLLGQLDAIEHVRMKRLGTRIPVTTPQRIDNELLDILEASNDKKPLRVVTQINTAQEITPVSKAAFQAISKRVAAVMNQAVLLKGINDSSVKMWKLCETIQEAYVRPYYVFNCSYRNPQFKHLRVPVAVGQSIVESMYGNISGDAIPRYIATAGGKIPLHRTNVLEHCQGHVKMQKPWSGEQVTYPDPEPQEYARQDFGFAKYEK
- a CDS encoding methyl-accepting chemotaxis protein produces the protein MKKTGMLSTLRGKITATILTLLALNAAGLIWIALTASSAISPLTWGVAGIILLVTAGIGAAALKILHREAQRGIADINAVFQNIQGQEADLSCTMEDLDNPDLQHISACYNGFLASVRELVERIRKMGIDIALDSTRMAKSVFDTRNKTAAQGSIAEEVAVASNEANAAISEIAQNTQYVAEKTTSNLNTAHRSHTELQDVTDKIHKINTIVESFRNTVDDLGASSANILSIVTIINGISEQTNLLSLNATIEAARAGEHGKGFAVVAEEVRELSRRIKPATEEISNNIGAMVKIVERTQTETAQILDYAKDTDQVVTAATVNFERMIEDFETANDQLIKIAAAIEELSTNNNDVTEKVNNINALSQEIAGDMNSSATSVDALNSVTEQMLELVARFKTGEGKFDTVIDTAKDIRDDYQARIQGMKDRGINVFDTQYKAVPNTSPQKYVTAFSDAFVKEMQSVVDEAQKRIPGTIYCLAIDRKGYLPIHHGAVSKPMTGDPAKDLLYSRHQRIYQNNRTEQRRCSHTDPLLLQTYMRDTGEILNDLSMPIFVDGKHWGAFIMGFDPRAMFSGS
- a CDS encoding ATP-grasp domain-containing protein; protein product: MLEDEDILFSDLKLDPDTFYFLYIGEIKTDCLNQFFKETLSKIHGRPFDFISILPDVLESYPHKNTMVINPMARELFREKGRKISFRIPPRTFASLVSASDTVNELIRQLLDKQGHVFIHVFESVPELTLALIPGVRVLGPSGHIANIWNNKLYQLQRLKDVAPVINYRVSQDAQDMLSITRELWDEWTDGMFVSQPYSAAGVNSFIAHSQEEIETKTAHLRGKFFISRYIPHVADPTVLGIVANAQDVFIAATADQEIYDGNKFRGSTFPSEQPYAIQQELREITRRIGQVMGRSGYRGIFGCDYIVDAEGRIFFVEVNARKQGTTMEMCCTLENALPPETPGLLELEYHAVMFDRFPDNMMEMKEALNGICWRTYNFKLEHEAETDHIVPVDEDERTLFRQVVCNGQEHGVIVVEHVGGKQAVMPGTFLGRVVAVARDRCMLEDDIRLGIEQLNDSIRKHSQTQESEEDE
- a CDS encoding PAS domain-containing protein codes for the protein MSPDPEKRLRDLEAELAVLQARLRVLVDGSPLGIFFDDAGDKCVFVNTTFCEMMGLSEAQALGDGWARTVHPQDLPRLLGERARSVAGGAPLFRAEYRYICPDGRVGWVEEQTRPVHGPDGTLLGYVGTLAEISRRKEEEAALARHSEVLEERVRERTAELLAQAERLAEMNAALKVLLRQREEDREELEQAVLANVRRRIAPTLDRLEGLCAGEEVRVLADQLRQGLKELTESFCHRLSTVCQGLTPAEIQVAELIREGLGTKEIAVRLGVGSSTIDTHRHHLRRKLGLNCRQDSLRSYLLSLESA
- a CDS encoding TAXI family TRAP transporter solute-binding subunit — translated: MVGRKWLAGLVVVLGMAVSAPQAMAKQDILFGGASITGVYYQVALQLSNMMNKHTTDKYNYIGRPTGGSVFNINAIDRGAFDFAVAQSDRNWQGFNGAADWEGKPIAGLRSVFSMHPETVLLVTRKDAGIKTVMDMKGKRINIGNPGSGQRGNAEDVLRIYGLDFNKDFSAEALQQAEASRALVDQKVDAFFFTVGNPSAAVEEPAQSVDLDIVPINSDGIKDFVAKHPYYIMTTIPAGTYKGVDKGVETYAVTATVISSESVSEEVVYDMVKTVFENLDELKASHAAFRNLNPKEMLQGLSAPLHPGAIKYYKEKGWM
- the pdxT gene encoding pyridoxal 5'-phosphate synthase glutaminase subunit PdxT, with the translated sequence MRIGILALQGAFAEHAEMLGSLGVRAGLVRTSAQLEGLDGLILPGGESTSMRRLAGQFGLDAALRDFGATRPVWGVCAGLILVAARVEGEEPLLGLMDMGVARNAYGRQQESFVSGLSFADLPDSRPYPGVFIRAPRVLETGPGVTVLARQGETPVALRQGHLMATAFHPELTADGRVHGYFLELCADRAKRGAAG
- a CDS encoding M20 family metallopeptidase, translating into MHDVILSYLEPRRREALDLLRRLVEIQSGSRNKPGLDRMAVDVAEVLGGILPEVRILPFAEHGNMVQVMTSPAARGEKGIVLVGHMDTVFPADTDFTAFRENDERCHGPGVYDMKGGLVVAIYALKALAHLGLLENIPVTVLCNSDEEIGSPASRPWIEEQAKGALAALVFEGGGANNDVVTGRKGRLGMHLTVRGRAGHAAKGGAKASAILELAHKIIALEGLNDGREITLNVGQITGGIGPNTVPELATATLDARFLTPDGQQRLEQSLARIAEHESIAGTSTTLTVQSGRPAMPQSEGNRRLWAIAREQARILGYELPDELRSGVSDANFIAGLGVPVLDGLGPVGDLDHSDLEFILKNSLTSRAALTAATITAIWNHAQSG
- the pdxS gene encoding pyridoxal 5'-phosphate synthase lyase subunit PdxS produces the protein MKPNDGNDDKTMLNTGLARMFKGGVIMDVVNADQARIAEEAGACAVMALERVPADIRACGGVARMSDPSMIREIMAAVSIPVMAKCRIGHFMEARILEAVGVDYIDESEVLTPADEEFHIDKNAFKVPFVCGCRNLGEALRRIAEGAAMIRTKGEAGTGDVVEAVRHARAVQSQVRLVRSMPSEELVTFAKEIGAPVELLRQVRELGRLPVVNFAAGGVATPADAALMMQLGMDGVFVGSGIFKSGDPARRARAIVQAVTHFDDPSIMAQVSENLGEAMSGIAVRSLAAAEQFAGRGW